The segment ACGCAAAATATCATTGTTAAGTTCATGTTAATTGTTCCTTGGCGCAAAACCATCCATCTCAGTCTGTGCAATTCCTGAATCAAACATGGGACGGCGATGTCCCTGAGATCCCCCGGTTTATTTTTCTGAAGTTGTTTGTACAATAATTCTAACCACATAGTTTCAACAGTCAAAGTATATCGTCGGGAATTTCGTAACAGCAGGATTTTCCAGGTTGCAGTTTCCACGGTTCTTCACGGACTTTCCCTGACGCATTATGGGGGTTATGAATTGAACAGAAAAACAGTTGCGGTTCTTTTCGGCGGTGTTTCGGTTGAGCATGAGATTTCGCTTGTTTCATCAAGGTTTATCATTTCCAGCTTCGATTCTTCTAAATTCGCCCTGCTGCCGATTTTTATTTCAAAAGAGGGTCGCTGGCAAAGAGCCGTTGTTGATAACTGGCCGGATGGAGAACCTCCCGCTCTGGTTTCCGACTCGGAAATTGTCCCCATGCTCCGGGGCTTTTCCCCCGGCCGTCTCGCTGAAATAGTCGCAGGGCAGATAACGGAAGTATTTTCGGTGGATGCAGTTTTTCCGGTTCTACACGGAACCTTTGGCGAAGACGGGTCGGTACAGGGACTCATCGACCTCATGGGAATTCCATGCGTTGGAGCGGATCTGCTCGGGTCTTCGCTCTGCATCGACAAGATAGTATCGAAAAACGTCCTCAGGGATAACGGTGTTCCGGTTGTTCCCTTTTTCGGTTTCTCTAAAACCCAATGGCGGAAAGCCAAAAGGCAAATTCTCCGTCGTGCAGAAGACGAAATAGGGTTTCCCTGTTTCGTTAAATCTTCAAATCTGGGTTCAAGCGTGGGAGTTTCAAGGGTGAGCTCTCCTGAGGTAATCGCCGATGCTGTGGAGGCCTCTTTTGATTTTTCTGAAAGGGTGATCGTTGAGAGGGCCGTGATGAATCTGAGGGAAGTGGAGGTAAGCGTAATAGGGAATCAGGACCCTCGGGCTTCAGTTCCTGGGGAACTTGTTGTGGATGGAGGCTTTTACGATTACCAAAAGAAATACCACGACAAGTCGACTGAATTCCGGATTCCCTGCGACCTTGACCCCGAGACTCAGGAGAGGGTTAGAACCCTTGCCCTTGCTTCCTATGCTGCCCTTTGCTGCACCGGTATGGCGAGGGTGGATCTTCTGGTTGATGCCGACACAGACCAGGTGTTTGTAAGCGAGATAAACACAATCCCCGGATTTACTCCGATAAGCATGTACCCGAAGCTGTGGGAGGCAAGCGGGCTTCCCGTCGGGGAGATGCTCGAGATGCTTGTTGATCTGGCCGAGCAGAGGCATCGGATGAGAAGGGAACTCAGAACGGATTTCTCCGGTTCCGACTAGAACTCACTTGCCGAGAATGTCGTTTTTCTGCCCCCGGAAAAGCACGAGGAAGACGACCCCGGCGATTATTGAGGCTCCGCCGAGAAGTTTAGTAACCGACGGCAGGTCGTCGAAAAAGACATGCGCGAAGATCAGCACGAAAATCGATTCCATCGGCATGACGGCAGTTGTTCGTGAGATGTCCAGAAGCTTTATGGCGTGGAACTGACTTCCTTTTGCTATATATGCTCCGCACGCACCTCCGCACGCCATCACAAGTGCCTGTTTCAGGCTTGGAGGCTCAAACGTCCCGGTGAGTATTAGGTAAATGAAAAGGACTATGGAGACTCCCAGGGTTCTTAGCGTTGCGACTGTCAGCATGTTAAGGTCCTGAGCTATCTTCTTCACCATGAAAGATAGGAAGGAATATAAAAACGCGGCCCCGAGGGCCATGGCAGTTCCGAAAATCAGATAATCCTCTTTCTGGTAGGCGACCACCGCCCCGCCGGCCACCGTCATGGCTATTCCTACGCTCTCCCCCTTGTTGAGCCTTTCACCGAGAAAGATTATGCCGAGCAGAAGTGCGAAGAGGGTCTGGGCCTTCATCAGGAATGAGGTAAGGGCCGGCCCGATCGTCCAGAGCGCGACCATCCACAAGGCGGCCCCCGCCGAGGTTATAATGGAACTCCAGATAAAAATGGCGCGGTACTCCCGGATTCTCCCGAGTTCCTTTCTCTGCGAGCGAAGGAAGGGGAAGAGGATTAAGGCGACCACAAAAGCCCCGAAGAACCAGAAAAAAGTGGTGGTCTCGGGGTGAAGGTCGCTTCGCTCAAGCGCCTTTCCTATTGCATAGGAAAGTGCCGTGAAAAAAGCGGTGGCCACGAGAAAGATATAGCCCTTTATAGGAAGTTTCTCTTTCTTATCGGTGTTCATTAATCCTTCTGTTTCTCCATGACCAAGCTATAGCCGCCCCCGAGATATTATGCCAGATGCTGAAAAGCGCGGCGGGAAGGGCGGAGAGATAGCCGAAGTGCAGCTGGGAAAGAGCTACCGCGAGCCCCGAGTTCTGCATTCCCACCTCGACGGATATAGCCCTGGCGCTGCTTTCTCCGAAACCCATTGCCTTCGCTATAAAATAACCGCATGTGAGACCAAGAGCGTTATGAATTATCACTATGAGGAAAACCATTGCGCCGATGGTTTTTATGGATTCTGCGTTCAAAGCCACTACTATTCCCACCACAAGAGCTATAACAAGACACGATACTGAGGGCAGAAAGGGCAGTACGGCCTCTGATTTTCTTCCGAGCAGCTTCCTCAATGCCACTCCGAGCAGGACCGGCAGCAGTACTATCTGAAGCGCGGAGATAAAAAGATCGGCGACCGGAACATCTATCCATCTTCCCGCGTAAACGTACATGAGCGCTGGCAGGAAAAACGGGCAAAGGAGCGTTGAAACCGAAGTCAGCGTTACGGAAAGCGCGAGATCGCCCCTCGCCAGATAGGTGATCACGTTTGACGCCGTTCCTCCGGGGCATGAACCGACGAGAACGACCCCCGCGGCGACAAGTGGGTGTGTACCGAAGGCAAAGACAAGGAGGAAACCCAAAAGAGGCATCACGGCGTATTGAGCGAAAACACCTGTCAGGATTTCAAGCGGTCTTGAAAAGACTCTCCTGAAGTCATCTGTCTTGAGCGTTATGCCCATGGCGAACATTATCACCGCGAGCATGGGCACTATGAGGAATCCGAGATCCCGAAAAACAGAGGGGAAAAAGTACGCTACGGCCGAGAACAGAATTATCCAGAGGATGAAGAACTTTGTTACGAGACCTGTAAGCGAAGTTAACGCGCTTTTCGTTGAATCCAATTTTATTTGTTACCGTCAGGGCTGCCGGGGAAGCGATTACAGGGAAGTTTTATCGCTTCGGCTCAACTCCGATTGCTATTTTCGAGAACCCCTGGGTCTTTGCCAGATCCATGGTGCTTACCACCGGGCCGTGCATGGCTTGGGAATCCGCCCTTATTATTACTAGGGTGTCTTTGTTGGGTATCTTCTGAAACTCCCGCTTCAAAGATCTCTCGGAACGCATAAGCACGTCGTTAAAGTAAACTTTCCCGTCTTTGGCAATGTGTATGTTCACGTCTTTTATCTCAACGATTTCGCCGGTTGCTTTCGGGAGGTTGACTTTTATGCCGCTTGATATGGCGAAATTGAGTGTAAGGGCAAAGAAAATAAGGAGGTTGAAAATCACGTCCACGATGGGAGCCATGTCTATGCCGGACCTGCTACCTGATTTTCTTTGCGAGAATTTCATAGAGATGCCTTTGCGGAAAAAGTTTCCAGTATTTTCTTGCCTTCATCCTCAAGCTCGGAGATTATCTCCTTGAATTTTCCATCTGTGTACTTGTAGGCTATGAGCGCCGGGATTGCTATCGTGAGTCCGAGAGCCGTCGTGTAAAGGGCTTCCGAGATACCTCCTGCGAGGGAAGGCGGATCCACTATATCCTTCTCCGATATTACGGCGAACACCTTTATCATTCCCGATATCGTTCCGAGAAGCCCGATAAGAGTGCTTATGCTGCTTATGGTGAGCAGAGTCTCGATATATTTTTCAAGACCTTGGGCCTCGTTCTTTCCTGCGGCCTCAATGGCTTCATGCATTTCCTCTTTCGATTTGCCTGAGTTCTGCGCGGCCGCGAGAGCCATTTTAGCTACCGCGGAATCGTTTGATGCTGAAAGGGATTTTGCCTCTTCAAGCCCCTTTGTCTCGACAGTCTCGTACAGGCTTGAAAGAAACTCTTCGGGGAGAAGCTTCTTCCTCTGAAGGAGTTGAAGCTTCTGAAGAAAAATCGCAAGTCCGAATATGGAACATAAAATCAGGGGGAAAATATATATTCCGCCCTTGGTAAAAAGATCAATAATTGCGTCCATGGGGGTTTATCCTTGAATAGAGAGGTTTTTGCTCCGAAGTCTGGGTTTTCGATACAACGAAACCATTATAAAACAAATCCGGGTTTTGTCCAAGCAAAATTTGGGGAATCGCTCTGTTTGCTCGGTAATAGCTGATACCCCGAGCTTGGTGAGTTCTCTACTGGTTTCGGATTCCATAATTGTTTTCCGCCGTTTTTTTCGGGTAGATTTTCTAGCTTCAAACCCGTGGAGACTTACATGATGACTTCCGATTTTGAATATACTGACGACGAGCTTTACGTTGAGAAAGTTCCCGTGAGGAAAATATGCGAAGACTTCGGAACTCCGGTCTATATCTACAGCCACAATTCCATCCGCTCAAGCTTCCTTGAGTACAAGGATGCGTTTTCCGGAATCGATCCCCTGATCTGCTATTCCGTAAAGGCGAACTCTAATATATCCGTGCTCAGGATTTTCTCCTCCATGGGTTCCGGTTTCGATATAGTCTCGTCTGGGGAGCTGCAGAGGGTTGTCACCGCCGGGGGAGACACCTCGAAAGTGGTGTTCTCTGGAGTCGGAAAGACCGAAGAGGAGATAGAGGCCGCAATTCGCTCCCGGATACTTTTTTTCAACGTGGAATCCGAAGCGGAGCTTCAGAAGATAAACGATGTGGCCGTCTCACTTGGAGAGAGGGCCCCGGTCGCGATAAGGGTTAATCCTGATGTTGATCCCGACACCCATCCGTACATATCAACTGGTTTTGAGAAAAGCAAGTTCGGAATCGGGATCGAAAAAGCTGTGGATGTATACAGAAACGCCTCACGGATGGGGGGAATTGAGATAAGGGGAATTGATGCCCATATAGGTTCCCAGATATTTGATCTTTCTTCCTTTTCCGAGTCCATATCGAAGCTTGTCTACCTGGCCGACAGGCTCGGGAGCGACGGAATTGAAGTTTCCTATATAGATATAGGAGGAGGCCTGGCGATAAACTACGGGAGTGGGGAAAAGCCTCCGGCGAAATCCGAGTACGCGCGGGTTTTTGAGGAACATCTTCGCGATACCAGTTACGGACTGGTACTTGAGCCCGGGAGATCAATGGTGGGCAACGCGGGAATAATGTCAACCAGGGTGCTTTATGTCAAGGAGGGAACCTCGAAGAAATTCGTAATAGTCGACGCCGCGATGAACGACCTTGTGAGACCCGCGTTCTACGATTCGTTTCACCGAATAGAGCCGGTGCGCGCGGGAGGTTCTCGGTCCCGCGAGGTGGTGGACATAGTCGGCCCGATATGCGAATCGGGCGATTTTCTGGCCAGAGACAGGAGTTTTCCCGAAGTTT is part of the Candidatus Dadabacteria bacterium genome and harbors:
- a CDS encoding D-alanine--D-alanine ligase — its product is MNRKTVAVLFGGVSVEHEISLVSSRFIISSFDSSKFALLPIFISKEGRWQRAVVDNWPDGEPPALVSDSEIVPMLRGFSPGRLAEIVAGQITEVFSVDAVFPVLHGTFGEDGSVQGLIDLMGIPCVGADLLGSSLCIDKIVSKNVLRDNGVPVVPFFGFSKTQWRKAKRQILRRAEDEIGFPCFVKSSNLGSSVGVSRVSSPEVIADAVEASFDFSERVIVERAVMNLREVEVSVIGNQDPRASVPGELVVDGGFYDYQKKYHDKSTEFRIPCDLDPETQERVRTLALASYAALCCTGMARVDLLVDADTDQVFVSEINTIPGFTPISMYPKLWEASGLPVGEMLEMLVDLAEQRHRMRRELRTDFSGSD
- a CDS encoding DMT family transporter codes for the protein MNTDKKEKLPIKGYIFLVATAFFTALSYAIGKALERSDLHPETTTFFWFFGAFVVALILFPFLRSQRKELGRIREYRAIFIWSSIITSAGAALWMVALWTIGPALTSFLMKAQTLFALLLGIIFLGERLNKGESVGIAMTVAGGAVVAYQKEDYLIFGTAMALGAAFLYSFLSFMVKKIAQDLNMLTVATLRTLGVSIVLFIYLILTGTFEPPSLKQALVMACGGACGAYIAKGSQFHAIKLLDISRTTAVMPMESIFVLIFAHVFFDDLPSVTKLLGGASIIAGVVFLVLFRGQKNDILGK
- a CDS encoding bile acid:sodium symporter family protein, with protein sequence MDSTKSALTSLTGLVTKFFILWIILFSAVAYFFPSVFRDLGFLIVPMLAVIMFAMGITLKTDDFRRVFSRPLEILTGVFAQYAVMPLLGFLLVFAFGTHPLVAAGVVLVGSCPGGTASNVITYLARGDLALSVTLTSVSTLLCPFFLPALMYVYAGRWIDVPVADLFISALQIVLLPVLLGVALRKLLGRKSEAVLPFLPSVSCLVIALVVGIVVALNAESIKTIGAMVFLIVIIHNALGLTCGYFIAKAMGFGESSARAISVEVGMQNSGLAVALSQLHFGYLSALPAALFSIWHNISGAAIAWSWRNRRINEHR
- a CDS encoding biopolymer transporter ExbD, encoding MKFSQRKSGSRSGIDMAPIVDVIFNLLIFFALTLNFAISSGIKVNLPKATGEIVEIKDVNIHIAKDGKVYFNDVLMRSERSLKREFQKIPNKDTLVIIRADSQAMHGPVVSTMDLAKTQGFSKIAIGVEPKR
- a CDS encoding MotA/TolQ/ExbB proton channel family protein translates to MDAIIDLFTKGGIYIFPLILCSIFGLAIFLQKLQLLQRKKLLPEEFLSSLYETVETKGLEEAKSLSASNDSAVAKMALAAAQNSGKSKEEMHEAIEAAGKNEAQGLEKYIETLLTISSISTLIGLLGTISGMIKVFAVISEKDIVDPPSLAGGISEALYTTALGLTIAIPALIAYKYTDGKFKEIISELEDEGKKILETFSAKASL
- the lysA gene encoding diaminopimelate decarboxylase, translating into MMTSDFEYTDDELYVEKVPVRKICEDFGTPVYIYSHNSIRSSFLEYKDAFSGIDPLICYSVKANSNISVLRIFSSMGSGFDIVSSGELQRVVTAGGDTSKVVFSGVGKTEEEIEAAIRSRILFFNVESEAELQKINDVAVSLGERAPVAIRVNPDVDPDTHPYISTGFEKSKFGIGIEKAVDVYRNASRMGGIEIRGIDAHIGSQIFDLSSFSESISKLVYLADRLGSDGIEVSYIDIGGGLAINYGSGEKPPAKSEYARVFEEHLRDTSYGLVLEPGRSMVGNAGIMSTRVLYVKEGTSKKFVIVDAAMNDLVRPAFYDSFHRIEPVRAGGSRSREVVDIVGPICESGDFLARDRSFPEVSAGELLAVFSAGAYGFVMSSNYNTRPRAAEVLVSGERYCEIRARETLEDLLKAESIAEFL